In one Drosophila pseudoobscura strain MV-25-SWS-2005 chromosome X, UCI_Dpse_MV25, whole genome shotgun sequence genomic region, the following are encoded:
- the LOC4812655 gene encoding neurobeachin-like protein 1 isoform X1, with amino-acid sequence MDNKKDIYNLWVQYTTKNDERYFREFVARFVAIWRSQLQLDFQAENCAFWHEVLPDSGPHLGRLPDELLPAIGKFIIVARDASDTSERLEEEAIEQVATLIECLVIVCRHFDNILAIITYEYKPNLIAILSKAFKQQMEQPHAVPAISHLFRSFSAFLEVMYDPYLTWRSFVRGQAADYTRLSYKPHSVHVEIVPFIYDCFQEEALVRHPDVGESLLNILGAVICGSQKSLSSTSTMTNRTNTNALTTPSSLTPCSGDGLLVNCDNLRNGMKAICPATVSITMGILRQWESGNSLRRVALNCYALMVIVLQKSSPEERQIDLVTLVQLYCDALQELLATKHFDSGDINFDIASEEDQDVVIDMAALSDTVAAVKLFLTGGEDISESIGETNLLELLTNLPKIIMPWNIAHSSSLCSTMEALATLTRHSLPSANQLRQGERIEKLFASLREFSIGPSVALLETCFMLGYDESKHLLLMPEVMLQLLHWLPTLQEREQLHVTNMVLKGCTDNYGTKSVACDSRVIKAVCGCLLQSDSLAENCVQNLIKLIEELSKISIVPGELKCIFTLLRQGTKFPQSRQLQQTLVVIALQSLRSSNSCAQYFAIEQPSDGIVVPDIRNWTISGSYGFIFHILVRFSQAKDQSAGGSSRRMLLTLQTGSASGFEVFVQPNGNVVVAALTRREYLTSSTATKTLMDGQWHYLTVAITPPKRPFSYSQINIYVDFVQKLSATLKVQAVNEPFTVCSIGAVVAPPQPGDVAKAGIMARSSSQESGSSGYKSMLPSLLERTLSANVSNYFTLPTMRTQTAFDPNVKNFPIGMQDTVFGEPTCLQGHLGGVLLADPTTSLRTIFDAGMNFSSIFSQDNDLLELNSRFVFCYAPAAVWHGTCQDLIPGGKYPGRISAQHCKIVKIQETINSIGGISAILPILHRLVSMDPSADISIANSEEESLSSPTPTAEELGTDWEMLSSNSYTEWKMIQHPLASFLCLLRYLTHEHETNQEQLLASECLAIIGTMLQRCPPALFDVNALMATHLLMESLQGHKSGTDAGGHLLDTLYAHIVFDFGIWSRLQFQITLGHAQYLSAMIKNDRKFYRRHYGVQFVLDVVRQYYSTPDNISNDDAKTIRATLFGIVRFYLQKEVNIKEVNAMVTFLASVRQDVVLVEFLDMITLYVRGKNCRDQMVLLLHEPQTANLIYNFFVDKSYTNEIQEAAIRFISGLLATSRVHQKYKQVLRLYDQSTEQSMFPGFFSFITPMSLSSTILFHLADEMLGLQPDYAGLIFLVYHVSSCDLPVKLEIAKRLLQTTFVKPNATAAMARQTGWQESIARLLIRKPLTSSAPDEEKRRSFGINMDVLLEDNSSFLAQADLITFSEQEIGLAQLQSQQQQQEEQSDSGLILNEIQASVSEAATVIESEIKELAESVSGAVVDNVNSVFSVIRQTTHDLQDTFESLTQGSSTDAMDGSQTPSIQREESLSSDSSTPSPHGPPKKSDSLESTSAFDFVADGDVDTEEQLVYLVSNTLFNIFWRGIANDHPQCWQERGQVLGCINLLALNNELITSHLSLRLRILEMAVQASLFDLSEHGSQTLINQENASHILRMVYELVVLGSNEDESKKCSTKLLDGVLALLDALMIFQQGSSDDWSDMIRLCLGLLLKCSHHPNPGIVAMATAKLHAILQSRSTEDPAELSYLLYSINRALDNAIEVGNPEEYSFLMPVMKALLEKCRLAFNLDSTLPDLPSTSSGPVFFNDFQMYSTSKKWRNFIERMVKPLYDRYQRDIELHLWEPINRFWAECYEACKAASKQRATYQTDNRRLFQQKIYMPWKVRQVEEMQRLQAAALHHKTLDSHIRKRWKRAKRFLYGPRGPWYTGDVGEEFWKLSPHENVARMRLKLEPQLYPNKHENAANLRDNATSAYDAKEISEFDSTIKNAVVRDFLADDESSQLEEELRQLIDSQSQQDVALEKLVMSQDCELITLMTKVKGRIEVNQSVFTFVDLSPPTEDGSKHDFRFSTNKIREVHLRKYNLRRSALEIFLVDQTSYFLNFTTKTRNKVFTKIVGLPLPNILYGSGRSPAELLRASGLTQRWINREISNFEYLMYLNTIAGRSYNDLSQYPVFPWILADYSSDVLDLTDPKSFRDLSKPIGCINPKNEAEVRSKYDSFEDPSGAIPKFHYGTHYSNSAGVLHYLLRVEPFTSLHIELQSGRFDVADRQFHSIPQTWKLLMDNPNDVKELIPEFFYFPEFLKNMNKFDLGHLQITKEKVDDVILPAWATTPEEFIAIHRRALESEYVSQHLHHWIDLIFGYKQKGPKAAEALNVFYYCSYEGAVDLDKITNQVEREAVEGMINNFGQVPSQLLREPHPRRLTQDETAMKLVRAELRRPDLTQFLDKVVQYYCELSTPKDPIAYLSSPRSPPRSFLQLSPDVLVSVSKSTILGCNSWLSYDKDQGFLLEIDATTTNLKNRKRVFGPFHSSQPPHSQLFAVSTDGKLLYAGGIWDNALRVYNLNKGKTVASVTRHLDIITCIALDNCGSYLVTGSRDCTCIVWSIQQSNQQGGGGQSSSIPVHALTGQSHLQAITQVNTQNSYSPKPLTVLYGHDDAISSVAIYTELDLVVSGSLDGTVNVYTLQEGQFVRTLKPIGCTESCVQISFVTLSYHGHIAFSALDDTSHSVHVYSINGSSLGSKYVSGRVTGLACASDYLVVADDAGDITMSRLHGLKPVFDIPLHVPIQTVVVTPGNTHILAPLRDGRLAVIAVQLPSGGNKKHSVLNV; translated from the exons ATGGACAATAAGAAGGATATCTACAACTTGTGGGTGCAGTACACGACAAAG AACGATGAGAGATACTTCCGGGAATTCGTGGCTCGCTTTGTGGCCATTTGGCGCAGCCAACTGCAACTGGACTTTCAGGCCGAGAATTGTGCGTTTTGGCATGAGGTTCTGCCGGACAGTGGACCGCATCTGGGTCGATTGCCAGACGAGCTGCTGCCGGCCATCGGCAAGTTCATTATTGTGGCACGGGACGCCAGCGACACAAGCGAGaggctggaggaggaggctatTGAACAGGTTGCCACACTCATCGAATGCCTGGTGATTGTGTGCCGGCACTTTGACAACATTCTGGCCATCATCACGTACGAGTACAAGCCGAACCTCATCGCAATACTCTCCAAGGCGTTCAAGCAG CAAATGGAGCAGCCGCATGCGGTGCCAGCCATAAGTCATCTGTTCCGCAGCTTCTCGGCCTTTCTGGAGGTCATGTACGATCCGTATCTAACGTGGCGGAGCTTTGTGCGTGGCCAGGCGGCCGACTACACTCGCCTCTCCTACAAGCCCCATTCGGtgcatgtagaaattgttcCCTTTATCTATG ACTGTTTCCAGGAGGAGGCGCTGGTCCGACACCCAGACGTAGGCGAGAGCCTGCTAAACATATTGGGGGCTGTGATTTGCGGCTCACAG AAATCTCTAAGCTCGACTTCGACTATGACAAATAGAACAAATACTAACGCTCTAACAACACCTTCTTCACTTACCCCCTGCTCGGGTGATGGGCTGCTTGTAAACTGTGATAACTTG CGGAATGGCATGAAAGCCATTTGTCCGGCCACAGTCTCCATCACCATGGGCATCCTTCGGCAGTGGGAGAGCGGCAACAGCCTGCGCCGTGTGGCCCTCAATTGCTATGCTTTAATGGTAATTGTTTTGCAAAAATCTAGTCCGGAAGAA CGCCAAATAGATCTAGTTACGTTAGTTCAACTCTATTGTGATGCTCTGCAAGAGCTGCTAGCCACCAAGCACTTTGACAGCGGCGATATTAACTTTGATATAGCCAGCGAAGAGGATCAGGATGTGGTCATCGACATGGCCGCCCTCTCCGATACAGTGGCAGCCGTAAAACTGTTTTTAACCGGCGGCGAGGACATCAGTGAGTCAATTGGCGAGACAAATCTACTGGAACTGCTCACCAATCTTCCCAAGATCATTATG CCCTGGAATATTGCCCACTCGAGTTCATTGTGCAGCACCATGGAGGCTCTGGCCACGTTGACACGCCACTCCCTGCCATCCGCCAACCAGCTACGGCAGGGGGAGCGCATCGAGAAGCTCTTTGCCAGCTTGCGGGAGTTCAGTATTGGCCCCTCTGTGGCTCTGCTGGAGACCTGCTTCATGCTGGGCTACGACGAGAGCAAgcacctgctgctgatgccagaggtgatgctgcagctgctccactGGCTGCCCACGCTCCAAGAGCGGGAGCAGTTGCATGTCACCAATATGGTGCTCAAAGGCTGCACCGACAACTACGGAAC TAAGTCTGTGGCCTGTGACAGTCGCGTCATCAAGGCTGTGTGTGGCTGTCTGCTGCAATCGGATTCCCTGGCCGAGAACTGCGTACAGAATCTGATCAAACTGATTGAGGAGCTGAGCAAGATCAGCATTGTGCCCGGGGAACTGAAGTGCATCTTTACACTTCTGCGCCAGGGGACAAAATTCCCACAAAGTAGACAGCTCCAGCAG ACACTCGTTGTGATTGCGCTGCAGAGTCTGCGAAGCAGCAACTCCTGCGCCCAGTACTTTGCCATTGAGCAGCCATCGGATGGGATTGTGGTGCCGGACATCAGGAACTGGACCATCTCCGGCTCCTATGGCTTCATCTTCCACATTCTGGTGCGCTTCAGTCAAGCCAAAGATCAGTCGGCGGGCGGAAGTAGCCGCCGCATGCTGCTCACGCTGCAGACGGGCAGCGCCAGTGGCTTTGAGGTGTTTGTCCAACCAAACGGAAATGTTGTGGTGGCTGCTCTGACCAGGCGCGAGTACCTCACCTCGTCTACGGCCACCAAGACACTGATGGATGGACAGTGGCATTATTTAACCGTGGCCATAACGCCACCCAAGCGACCCTTCTCATACAGCCAGATAAACATCTATGTGGACTTTGTCCAGAAGCTGAGTGCCACGCTTAAAGTGCAGGCCGTCAACGAGCCCTTTACTGTGTGCTCCATTGGGGCTGTGGTGGCACCGCCTCAGCCTGGGGATGTGGCCAAAGCAGGGATCATGGCCAGGTCTTCCTCGCAGGAGAGCGGTTCCAGCGGATACAAGAGCATGCTGCCCAGCCTCCTCGAGCGTACACTCTCGGCGAAT GTTTCCAATTACTTTACGCTGCCCACGATGCGCACCCAAACGGCCTTCGATCCGAATGTGAAAAACTTTCCCATTGGAATGCAGGACACGGTGTTCGGGGAGCCGACCTGCCTGCAGGGGCATCTCGGTGGAGTGCTGCTAGCCGATCCCACCACCAGTCTGCGGACCATATTCGATGCGGGCATGAATTTCAGCTCGATTTTCTCGCAGGACAATGATCTGCTGGAGTTGAACTCACGCTTTGTGTTCTGCTATGCCCCCGCAGCCGTGTGGCATGGAACCTGCCAGGATCTGATTCCGGGAGGCAAGTATCCGGGCAGGATTAGCGCACAGCACTGCAAGATCGTGAAGATCCAGGAGACGATCAACAGCATCGGCGGAATCAGTGCCATACTGCCCATTCTGCACCGGCTGGTGAGCATGGATCCATCGGCGGACATCTCGATAGCCAACAGCGAGGAGGAGTCGCTGTCATCGCCCACACCCACGGCCGAGGAACTGGGAACGGACTGGGAGATGCTCTCGTCGAACTCATACACGGAATGGAAGATGATCCAGCATCCGCTGGCCAGCTTCCTCTGCCTGCTGCGCTACCTCACGCACGAGCACGAGACGAaccaggagcagctgctggccagcgAGTGCTTGGCCATCATTGGCACCATGCTGCAGCGGTGTCCCCCCGCTCTGTTCGATGTCAACGCCCTGATGGCCACCCATCTGCTAATGGAGTCGCTGCAGGGCCACAAATCGGGCACCGATGCCGGTGGCCACCTCCTGGACACCCTCTACGCGCACATTGTCTTCGACTTTGGCATCTGGTCGCGTCTGCAGTTCCAGATAACCCTCGGCCATGCCCAGTACCTCAGTGCCATGATCAAGAACGATCGCAAGTTCTATCGCCGGCACTATGGCGTCCAGTTCGTGCTGGACGTGGTCCGGCAGTACTACTCGACGCCGGACAACATCAGCAACGACGATGCGAAGACCATACGTGCTACACTCTTCGGAATCGTGCGGTTCTATCTGCAGAAGGAGGTGAACATCAAGGAGGTGAATGCCATGGTCACATTCCTGGCCTCGGTGCGGCAGGATGTGGTTCTAGTCGAGTTCCTCGATATGATTACCCTGTATGTGCGCGGCAAGAACTGTCGCGATCAGATGGTGCTCCTCCTACACGAGCCCCAGACGGCAAATCTCATTTACAACTTTTTCGTGGACAAGAGCTACACCAATGAGATCCAGGAGGCGGCCATTAGG TTTATAAGCGGTCTCTTGGCCACATCCCGGGTTCATCAGAAGTACAAACAGGTGCTCCGTTTGTACGATCAAAGCACCGAGCAGAGCATGTTCCCCGGCTTCTTCTCCTTCATCACGCCCATGTCGTTGAGCTCCACGATACTCTTCCATTTGGCAGATGAAATGCTGGGCCTCCAGCCGGACTATGCCGGCCTCATCTTTCTCGTGTATCACGTGAGCAGCTGTGACCTGCCCGTGAAGCTGGAGATAGCCAAGCGACTGCTGCAGACCACCTTCGTCAAGCCGAACGCCACGGCGGCAATGGCCAGGCAGACGGGCTGGCAGGAGTCGATTGCCCGCCTGCTCATACGCAAGCCCCTCACTAGCTCGGCGCCCGATGAGGAGAAACGTCGCAGCTTTGGCATCAACATGGACGTACTGCTCGAGGACAACTCTAGCTTTCTGGCCCAGGCCGATCTCATTACGTTCTCCGAGCAGGAGATCGGACTGGCGCAGCTCCagagtcagcagcagcagcaggaggagcagagcgACAGCGGATTGATCCTGAACGAGATCCAGGCCAGCGTCTCTGAGGCGGCCACCGTGATCGAGAGTGAAATCAAGG AGCTTGCCGAGTCTGTGTCCGGGGCTGTGGTGGATAATGTCAATAGCGTTTTCTCCGTCATACGACAGACCACCCATGACCTGCAAGACACCTTCGAATCACTGACTCAAGGCAGCTCTACGGACGCCATGGATGGCTCGCAGACCCCCTCCATTCAGCGGGAAGAGTCTCTGAGCTCCGACAGCTCCACGCCCTCGCCGCATGGTCCGCCAAAAAAGAGTGACTCCCTGGAG AGCACTTCGGCCTTTGACTTTGTGGCCGATGGGGATGTGGACACGGAGGAGCAGCTGGTCTATCTCGTCTCCAACACGCTCTTCAACATCTTCTGGCGTGGCATAGCCAACGATCATCCGCAGTGCTGGCAGGAGCGCGGCCAGGTCCTGGGATGCATCAATCTGCTGGCCCTGAACAACGAGTTGATTACCTCGCATCTATCGCTGCGCCTGCGCATCCTCGAGATGGCGGTGCAAGCCTCGCTCTTTGACCTCTCGGAGCACGGCAGCCAGACGCTGATAAACCAGGAGAATGCCTCGCATATCCTCCGCATGGTCTACGAGCTGGTGGTGCTGGGCTCCAACGAGGATGAGTCCAAGAAGTGCTCCACCAAGCTGCTGGACGGCGTGCTGGCCCTACTGGATGCGCTGATGATCTTCCAGCAGGGATCCTCGGACGACTGGTCTGACATGATTCGTTTGTGTCTGGGGCTCTTGCTGAAATGCTCGCATCATCCCAATCCGGGGATTGTAGCCATGGCCACCGCCAAACTGCATGCAATCCTACAAAGTCGTTCCACAGAGGATCCCGCCGAGCTGTCGTATCTCCTGTATAGCATCAATAGGGCCCTGGATAATGCCATTGAAG TTGGAAATCCCGAGGAGTATTCATTCCTTATGCCTGTAATGAAAGCCTTGCTGGAGAAGTGTCGCTTGGCCTTCAATCTGGACTCCACGCTGCCAGATCTGCCGTCGACCTCGTCGGGACCCGTCTTCTTCAATGACTTTCAAATGTACAGCACCAGCAAAAAGTGGCGAAATTTCATTGAACGAATG GTAAAACCGCTTTACGACCGCTACCAGCGCGACATCGAGCTGCATCTGTGGGAGCCCATCAATCGCTTCTGGGCGGAGTGCTACGAGGCCTGCAAGGCCGCATCCAAGCAGCGGGCCACCTACCAGACGGACAATCGACGGCTCTTCCAGCAGAAGATCTACATGCCGTGGAAGGTGCggcaggtggaggagatgcAGCGCCTTCAGGCGGCGGCCCTGCACCACAAGACGCTCGACAGCCACATACGGAAGCGATGGAAGAGGGCCAAGCGCTTCTTGTACGGCCCACGAGGCCCCTGGTATACCGG GGACGTGGGCGAGGAGTTCTGGAAGCTGTCGCCCCACGAGAATGTTGCACGCATGCGCCTGAAGCTGGAGCCCCAGCTGTACCCCAACAAGCATGAGAATGCGGCCAACCTCAGGGACAATGCCACCAGTGCCTACGACGCCAA GGAAATATCGGAGTTCGATTCAACCATCAAGAATGCGGTGGTGCGCGACTTCCTGGCCGACGACGAGAGCTcccagctggaggaggagctgcggCAGCTCATCGactcgcagtcgcagcaggATGTGGCCCTGGAGAAGCTGGTCATGTCGCAGGACTGTGAGCTTATCACCCTGATGACCAAGGTCAAGGGGCGCATCGAGGTCAACCAGAGCGTGTTCACCTTCGTGGACCTGAGCCCGCCCACTGAGGATGGGTCCAAGCACGACTTCAGGTTCTCCACCAACAAAATACGCGAGGTCCATCTGCGGAAGTACAATCTGCGTCGGAGTGCGCTGGAGATCTTCCTGGTGGACCAGACCAGCTACTTCCTCAACTTCACAACGAAG ACTCGTAACAAGGTCTTCACCAAAATCGTGGGTCTTCCGCTACCGAATATACTGTACGGCTCGGGTCGCTCGCCAGCGGAGCTGCTGAGAGCCTCGGGCCTCACCCAGCGCTGGATCAATCGGGAGATATCCAACTTTGAGTACCTGATGTACCTAAACACCATCGCTG GCCGCTCGTACAACGACCTTAGTCAGTATCCTGTTTTCCCCTGGATCCTCGCCGACTACTCTAGTGATGTGCTGGATCTGACGGATCCGAAATCATTCCGAGACTTGTCCAAGCCCATTGGATGT ATTAACCCTAAGAACGAGGCTGAGGTGCGCAGCAAATACGATTCCTTTGAAGACCCGTCGGGTGCCATACCAAAGTTCCACTACGGAACCCACTACTCCAACTCGGCCGGAGTACTGCACTATCTACTGAGAGTGGAGCCCTTCACCTCGCTACACATCGAGCTGCAGAGCGGCCGCTTCGATGTGGCCGATCGACAATTCCACTCGATACCGCAGACCTGGAAGCTGCTGATGGACAATCCGAACGACGTCAAGGAGCTGATACCCGAGTTCTTTTACTTCCCCGAGTTCCTGAAGAACATGAACAA ATTCGATTTGGGACACTTGCAAATAACCAAAGAAAAGGTGGACGATGTCATTTTGCCCGCTTGGGCGACCACCCCAGAGGAATTCATTGCCATTCACCGCCGGGCGCTGGAGTCCGAGTATGTCAGCCAGCATCTGCACCATTGGATCGACTTGATCTTTGGCTACAAACAGAAGGGACCCAAGGCAGCGGAGGCCCTGAACGTCTTCTACTATTGCTCCTACGAGGGGGCCGTGGATCTGGACAAGATTACCAACCAAGTGGAACGGGAGGCCGTAGAGG GCATGATAAACAACTTTGGCCAGGTGCCGTCACAGCTGCTGCGAGAGCCGCATCCGCGTCGCCTCACCCAGGATGAGACGGCCATGAAGCTGGTACGCGCCGAGCTGCGTCGGCCCGACCTTACACAGTTCCTGGACAAAGTGGTCCAGTACTACTGCGAGCTGTCCACGCCCAAGGATCCCATTGCGTATCTCAGCTCGCCGCGGAGTCCACCGCGTTCCTTCCTGCAGCTGAGTCCCGATGTGCTGGTCAGCGTGTCCAAGTCCACTATTCTCGGCTGCAACTCGTGGCTGTCCTACGACAAGGACCAGGGATTCCTGCTGGAAATCGATGCTACCACAACCAATCTCAA AAATCGAAAGCGGGTCTTTGGGCCCTTCCACTCCTCTCAGCCACCGCACTCGCAGCTCTTCGCCGTGAGCACCGATGGTAAGCTCCTCTATGCGGGCGGCATTTGGGACAACGCCCTGCGGGTGTACAATCTAAACAAGGGCAAGACGGTGGCCTCGGTGACCCGCCACCTCGACATTATCACCTGCATAGCGCTGGACAATTGTGGCTCCTACTTGGTCACCGGCTCCCGTGACTGCACCTGCATTGTGTGGAGCATCCAGCAGTCGAACCAGCAGGGCGGTGGCGGACAGTCTAGCAGCATTCCGGTGCATGCCCTCACGGGACAGTCCCACCTGCAAGCGATCACCCAGGTGAATACGCAGAACAGCTACTCCCCCAAGCCACTCACCGTGCTCTATGGCCACGACGATGCCATCTCCAGTGTAGCCATCTATACGGAGCTGGACCTTGTGGTCTCCGGGTCGCTG GATGGCACCGTCAACGTGTATACCCTGCAGGAGGGACAGTTTGTGAGGACCCTAAAGCCAATCGGATGCACAGAGTCGTGTGTGCAAATCTCATTTGTCACGCTATCATATCACG GTCACATCGCCTTTAGCGCCCTGGACGACACCTCGCACTCGGTGCATGTGTACAGCATCAATGGATCCAGTCTCGGGTCGAAGTACGTTTCGGGACGGGTTACGGGACTGGCCTGTGCCTCCGATTATTTGGTTGTGGCCGATGATGCCGGCGACATAACCATGAGCAGATTGCATGG GTTGAAGCCCGTGTTCGACATTCCCCTGCATGTGCCCATCCAGACGGTGGTGGTCACACCGGGCAACACCCACATCCTGGCACCGCTACGCGATGGACGCCTGGCAGTGATCGCCGTACAGCTACCATCCGGCGGAAACAAGAAGCATTCCGTGCTCAACGTCTAA